CCTCGTGCTTGCGGCACCATTTATTGGAATTGCCTGAAAATGTAAAAGAAGTGACTCTCTTTAGTGACTCCTGCAGTGGCCAAAACAGGAACATTCAAGTTGCAGTaatgtttttgaattttctagaaGCTGAAATTGGCAACAAGCAATTGAAAGTAATAAATCAAAAATTCTTGCAACCAGGACACACTCATCTTGAAGCAGACACTATTCATGCACtgatagagaaagaaaaaaataaaactgcTATGAAGATTGATTTACCAAGAGACTGGCCGAATTTGATTCGGTCCATTTCCCGACAGAAGAGTATAAAAGTTGTAGAGATGAAGCAGAACTCTTTCCGTGACTTCAAATCATTGTTATCAAAAAAATTCATCCACAGAAGTTGGATTTTTGACattggttgttcttgttctaagGTACAGAACAATATGTTTTACAATTGACATAAATTGTATGTATATTTCAAGTTAAAACCAAAGATGTcaataactttctgaaaatcaaaatttcgTAATAATTCCACGAAAtgggaaatatatatatatatatctaaaaattatattagaaatgctttctcatttttcaccttaatattaattgaattccaTACTTCCTCACCAATTTCCGATAGATTTGTAGCCATTTTTCTGGGGCGGAGAGGGGGTCACGAATAACGAAAAAGATCCAAAAAATCTTATATGCTTTCTCTCACATTGATGATAAGTTCatcattgatgaatttaattaattcattgttAGATGTCTCGGGAACTCCCCAGGCTAGTTAggcacattttcaatgtctgAGTTGATGTACAGTAAAAATACATGTCTACTCTATCTGgatcatgaatttcaatttcaatagtcTAAAAGCGTTGAAACCGTCATTGCGATTATAGGAAATGTGAAAACTGTTTTTTAGAATGGATTTATAAATAATGTTCTTATCAATTCAGATGAGAATTCATattcatcaatgataaattcatcattgtttgaaattgaaatttatgatcCAGAAAGAGTGGACATGTATTTTCACTGTACATCAACTCATACATTGAAAATGTGCCTTACTAACCTGGGGATTTCCCGAGACATCTAACAATAAACGATATGTGTCGGAGCAGTAAAGCTAGACGATAGAAGGGTTTCAGTGACACTTCTTCAGGTAGAAATAGCAAGTCTGGAACAATGCTATTTTGTGCCATCAGTTTACAATGAcatagaaaaagaaagaaatttcTTGGAAAATAATATCCTCATTTCCTTTCATTTTTCATGTGGTGGAACTGTAAAATAACTTCCATGAACCCCCACCCCTCGCCAACTACTTCTCCAACCTTTAAACTACCACCTCAGTGTCAGTTGGTGTTTAAAGTTAGTGCTTGCACAACTATGATAATCCAGCGCGTCACCCTAAAGAGCGATTTAGTTAAGTGGGCATCTGAAGACGGATACATTTATAGATTTAAAAGAAAGCTTAAAGATCCGCGAAGCCGCaaagtttatttaatttgtaaCAGTAACGATTGCAAAGGGTCGGGCCACGGTCTCTTCCAAATAAGTTACGAAGACAAACCCGAGGTTGGGGAGTTTGAATTAAAATCAAACCACACTCCTGGTGCGAAGTGTAAggatttgaattttttaaatgtgaatcttgtgagaaataaaattttccaTCGAGCTGCACAAGAGAGCACGCCTAACTCGATAATATTTCAAGAAGAAATGGAAAGGTATGTGAACTATTTTTTGTGTCTAGAAAAGCATGGTTtaaataatcataattgaattAAGTCTTCATGTGATTAATGAATTGATTACTATTACAGGAATGTTATTCTGCTATATTCAATGTAGTTCTATTACTATATCATGTTCATGTTTGAGATTCATCAATTTTAGTAGTAATAGTTCTGCTAACACTGAAACCTGTTTTTTCTGGCAATGTCAAttggaaattcaatttcaagtttatattgCAATTCTGTATTAGTATaaatttattgaacgagcgttagcaagttctcACCTTTGATATagtgaaggccaaagtcgttgtccgtctgtttttATGTTCTACACTAACTCTAtagagaattaaaaaataagcttcaaattttgaacacgtattcttcgaacctttttacaggtcaagttcgttggacaacaaaattgacttactcattcgtcctttttcaggatatgaaaataacattaaaAGTGCATAAGTAATGAAATTGTTGAGATTTAGttagctgaagaattcattgcatgcaatcactAGGtacattgattcatttattcatagcaTCAGCTGAGGCTGATTTATCTGTGTTAGGATTTTCTTTCGTATGTATGTGATGCATTTACGGTGTTGATAGAGTTCAATGAGATTTGGCtgaaatatttcttattttagctGCGCATCGAtttatacacaaggttttttaaaattttgcattataaggataatatgaaaggaaaaggaatttcctccaaaATCCGATAtctcatctactctgaagatagggttaatcagactatagaattattcacaatcaatcagctgacaagtgcggttttcgtcattctcttggaactctatcgaaatcatgtatcacatgtccaccttctcatttcaaaaaaaaaaaggaATTTGGATTTGTATGAGGGACAAAATTGTTGAAGCGACaaagtaaattataaagagtaatTTAAtatgaagagtaatttttcatttcaaatgggATCCCCAATGTAACCTATTGTCAAATTATTGTTGCGAAAGAAATATtttgctgtttccataatttttaccCACTCTGTTTAATTAAAACTTGCTGGTCTCAGAGATTTCAATACAGCAATACATGAGCGAGTTTTCCAACTCAGGGGGTCACTAGCTCACTAGTTTATGATTGTTTTATtcctatgattggttctcgtgaaattaatcacggttgaaatttaaccggcttttgtgcaaccggcactaagtatccTTTTTATGAAGCTGTTATAGATAATTCTAAAAAGGAAACTTAGATTTCTATTGTTATTCATATACATACACACATTCAGACCAAATCACTTTCTTGAAATGTTCAGCAAtctagaaatttgggtacctacCTTTACTTtatttggaaagcaatacttcccttacttatggtaatagggcatggAAAGTGATACGTGAAAtgttcaattttcccattttcccgacaaaattaaaaaaaaaatccgaCATTTTACAGATTCTTCCTGTTCTATTAGGACTCCCGACTTCCCGACTTTTCCCAACcagtaaacactctgtattacttgaaatttgaatgaatttgtgtTATTTGGATTTTTTCAGTACATTTCTCGAGAAATTCTAATCTGtaaaaaaattttactattAATACTTTTTCAATATGTTCATATCTCAGCGTAGAGGTAAACAATAGCAGCTGAGCAGGTAGTTGAAGGGTACAATGGACCTGTCAATCACAGGTCGAATGCGACGACAATACATGTCGCATTGTCAGTTTAGCATATATTTTCGGAATTGAGCTAAATTTGGTTAAAATAATAGCAAACATTTGGCCTCCTCAAGTATTTATTTTAAGACTGTGGGTTTACTCGTACATTTCGGCTTCTGAGGGACGATTTGTTTACCAGTACAACCTAATTTATTTTTCCAGTGCTCTTCCCGGAGTGAAGGCAGCGTTAAGCTTCAAACAAATGGAAAGAGCGATGCAAATAGCAAGACAAAAAGTGCATCCAGGCACCCCACATTCACTTTCAGAACTTGCCCACAGCATCTCAGACTGGAACGACAGATATGGAAAATTGAATGGGAAACCCTTTTTTCTTGGgaaatttgaacagaaaatgaAGAATGCCTGGTAGGTAGCTGTTGTCTCTGATATCGTTGACAACCAATTCAATCTCAACAGTGACTGGCACTTAGACGGAACTTTCAAATGCCGGCCGAAAGATTCAAAATTTTGCCAACTGTATGTGATTATGGCATCTGCCTATGGCAGGGTAAGTCTAAATTTTTATTTCGTAATGAATATTTACAATCAATTGCATTGAAACACGCTAGAATACGATGCTACCAGCGCTATGTGGTGTGCCCAGTCCGCATTTCTATGATCCTGTAATTTGCTcagtaatacaaatacataaataaatgaagctAACAaactgtaatattacaatattacaatattatgacaCTTTTAGAATTTCAAATTGGGCGCTATTAATGTAGATCGATTTTAATCGAACACAAAATATCGAACATCGATCTTTTATTCAACACAAGTTTTGGCCCAACTGTCCAGTACAGTTTAATCACCGAAACACCTCAAAACATATAAATGGTTTGTTTGTAACTGCAGGGTAGTTTTTATATTTCCCcccattaaataaaaaattatttagatgAATGAATCCAGTCactcaatttaaattttatcaTGTAAAATGGATTCACCGTACATTTCGTCTGGCATGTTTTATAGTCACGTCGAGTAACAAGTATCCTTCTCTATTCTCCTTCAATTAAATTGTGATTGAGGGGAACCACGTGAAACCATGCTTTTCTACAAACAATAGAGATCAAATTCGGGTTTCTTGATCATGTTTTAGAGTGCAAGTTTAAACTTTGTGGCATTTCAAACTGACAATCATTTTTAGTTTACAAAGctttataattaatcaatttaagaaaattaatcaattcataataaaaacaataatagaaaaaactGCAAAATTTACTCTTTTTGAGATGTCGTTATAACGTTTGATAAGATAGGATCATAAATCACTGATCTGTTTCAATTGAAACCAataccatagaggaacaatagcataagttatGCTGATGTCAATACTTCACACTGTGTTATGTAGGATACCCAACGTAGGCCTACACAATCCCAAAATCTTCTCGCTGTTTAATTGATCGTCGTTGTGTCATATTTTGTCATATAAATTGGACGCATGTTCATGTATACAAGCATATTGCTGTcatttttttactatttttcagTCATTTCCTATAGTGTGGGCTTTGATGAAAACCCGCACTGTCGCGGCATACAATGTCCTGTTTAGTGCTGTGAAAACACACATTCCTGGTGTCATGCCAACCCACATAATGAGCGATTACGAGAAAGCACTTTGGACCGCTGTAAAGCAGAACTTTCCTGAAGCCAGACACTTGGGTTGCTGGTTCCATTTCTCTCAggtaaattataatttcagaatGCTTGCTTCTACTGGAATTCCCAAGCCCTTCATTAGAAACACCTTATTTATTTGTgctattatcattttatcaacaattatttAGGACATGTGATTCGCTACGAATTTTTATATGGCTATTTAAATTTTACATATCATTAGCTGATAAAGGATGGattgtttttatatttgtttaggTATAATCTCATAGTAAAATAGCGTAACGTAAGTTAAATCCCCAAAGAGTAAAGTAGTGAATAACATGAATATACCGTTGGCTAGtttaaaacattattgataatttaaaatttgtacatgtttttttgttttaattacaaaataacaataataactaCTATGTTCGGTTCTCATTTACATTAGGCTATCATTATAACCGCTAAGTGAACGAAGAGGCGTTTTCACAGAAAATACAAACAGGGCGAAAATTGAACAGTTATGTCCAAATTCAAACAATATTGTAACTGTTCCTCATCGTTAACGGTTAGAAAAGTATTTCCTCTGTAATGATATATTGTTAGTTGAGGAATCATATTCTACTTTTCATCtgaaattctttcggggctgctTTATATCCAAAGCAGCAGCACCTAATATGTTGCGATACTATGTAGGGTATTGAAGTTTTATCTGTAATTtagaaaatgtattatattttaatatttagttcataatttatttcagGCTATAGAGCGGAATGCAAAAAAAATGGGAATCACTTGTGGTGGTGATGGATGGATAGTTGCAAAAAGATTGATGGCCACAGCACTTCTCCCATACCATCGATTGAAGAAGCTGTAAATTTGATCGAGGGCTTCGCTCATTCCTGCAATGAACCGGCACCAGCAATGAAGCTGCTACAGTGAGTGAATACGCTTCCACGCTATTAATGATTCATATAATTCTGAGAAATTGAAAGGGTGTACATTCAAAACTCACTCGGCATATTACAATAGCTTCGTTTTTGAATATCAGCTGtgctataaatttatttgtcacaTTCAATATTTAGACATTAATAATACGTCCTTaactaaaaattattatatttatccgatttctaataataaattcagattTCGTCCATaactaaaaattattatacttaaACGATTTTTAATAATAGTCGGATTCCTTATGCCTCATTACAGAACAACCAAACAATCCAGTTTCCTAGCACAATTGAATATTGGAACATACTTGAATATTGCCGTCTGACCTCCTGTCATAATCCAATGGGAATCCTCGGCACTACTGCCATATCGTGCCAATTACTCATTTGTGCACACATGCGTACTAAATCCAATTAGCTAAGTTTGGTTTTCAATGGTAGTGGTGTTCACTTTGATGTACTTGATGGTACTTACCATATTCTATGTGCAATTGAaacaatagaattatataatatgattatatcTGGCCATCAGGTACAAATGGACGCGGACGTGCATTGGTATTGGCGACGCTGCTTGCATGTGATTCGCTAGCTCCGAAATTGGTGGGAGACCAAATTTGCTCTCAGAGTTTTTAGCCGTGAAATGTAGGCCTGTATGTGTAATAGCtaaatattattacaatctGTACAGTTGCTGAAAAAATCGTCCTACAAGTGTGGTTGAACTTATGATAATGACGTCTATGTGTATGATGTTACAGGTATTTCCAACGTGAGTGGATGGGTAAAGTTACGCCAAAATCCTTCTCTGTCTTTGAGCAGAATAACCGAACGAATAACGCCCAAGAGGCACTGAACAGGTGTATAAATAGAACGATTCGCCCACAAGGGAATACCTGGGAGTTCTGGAGTGAGTATTATTGGATTGATTCAACTCCTGCCAATTAATTGACATCAATTTATATCTGAGCTTCTTCTGAATACAGTTTGATAGGGAGAAAAACTTGTGATtgattttcatcaaataatgaattgatTCTATTCTGGAATGATAATTAATGAAACTTTTTCTTTGTCTCAAgagttaattattataattatcgaGTTCGGCTCAACTTCGGCTGACGGCAAATTGCCATGCCTGATGAACTGTTTATTTCTttactgtttattattttaatttgtatcttCTTAGATTGAAAAAGGTTTGATTTTTCTGTTAAATGAAGTtcatttcttttctattctatattctaaaAAGATAATAATCAGTAGAAAAACACTGAATATCAGTAGATGTTACAGAATCATTTTCGttacaaatatttatttgagATCCTACATTTGAGAGCATAAGGATAACATCCCATAATTTCTCTCTTAACACATAATACAAgtaaaagaattgaaaatgcaatattttacataaatattgaaagaaatgaaaagtttttctgaaaaatatacattacgaaagaaataaaaagtTTCTATGATTATACAAAAGTcattctgagaagaaaaaaaatagtaaCGAGAGGAAATAATCAAACACACAACTTCAAGGAGTAGTTAAAAACAAAGAGATCACTGTCACAGAAGACTTTCTCCAATCAAACTCCAACATATTGAagctactagtagttctatgaaccgTAGACTTCGCGCAGCTATGCTGTACATGTACATGGTGGGTCCTAAGAATATGGCATCAGGGAACTGTTAAGGACCTACAGaaagaaaatcaatatttttacttttttttcttcttttttcattctCCTTGCAACCAATAGGCAATAGAACTGCTTTTCTAAACTTATTgctatgaaaaaaaattatgttaacCCAATGCTAAAGTTTTTTTGTGATTGTTCCAGACGGTTTGATGCAAATATCTTCAAAAGAGGCTCACTCCTTCTCAATGTTAAGAGAGGGGAAGGAGTGTGCCAGGAAGAAAAAACTAAAATGGATTCTTCAGGACTCCAATCTCAAGTGCCTCGATGAAAAACTAAGAAGAGGAGACATAGCCTAACACTCGCAGAATTCATTTCAACCGCGAGTTACCGGGTGGCATCAGATATCGTCGATGCTGATGACGATGAGGACATGGAAGACGACCCGGAACTCATTTCTTTAAATGAGTCGGAGGAAGAAGGTACaaattaataacaaataaaGTAACATATGAAAACATCAGCATTTTAAGTGTAGCGTTCAAGGAAAAAAAATGAGAATCTTTTCCTAATTATAAGATTCTTGAGCGAGTTAAATCTGGGATATTGAACATAGTTAATTAAATTTTACTTAAAGTACGCCTTACAAGTGGTACTAACATTGCCAATACAGCACatcaattatagaataattttcCGTAATTAAAAAACGAAAGTTCTCATTCGATTTAgcataaaatattgataaaccCAATTCGGTACAAAGTGtaagattcaaataaaaatcgcaaatccaataaatttatataaatattagaGATGATTTGTCGAAGACACGAATACATTTTAAATGCCCTTCTAAAACAAGGAAGTtaacatcaattattgaaattttctatgatacttttatccaaaatggtggttgattgaagttttggtttttaaagaaattattaataaagCTCAATctgccgccattttggataagagtatcatagaacatttcaattgatgttttctttcttgttttaaaagggcctttaaaataatgtaccacacaatgggtgtttacatttaaaatattccagttgcaacccccaagtcaccccGTTAAGAGGGGTTGAAAtccagttgtatgtcaaaagttagagtatttgaccattaactcatcctgaaagttacagaattatatctacaacagtctccaacttattgaagggtacccatacatatgactcactctgtatgtattataatgaaaaatccTAATCCTAACCTTAGATTTTCTTGATCGTAGTAGAGAATAAGGAGAATAAcaaaacttcattttttttcagaagtCTCAGAAAATGAGTTAACGGGCAGCCTGAACGAGCTGACGAACGATGAAAAGTTCCAAAGTTACAGAACATAAAATTGTCCTCAATGTAAACGGTATTCATGATTGTCCGTCAGCTGGGTTCGTGATGGAGCAGCTTGCTGAGCTTCAAGCTGACCTCACTGAAGCGGC
The sequence above is drawn from the Nilaparvata lugens isolate BPH chromosome 2, ASM1435652v1, whole genome shotgun sequence genome and encodes:
- the LOC120349884 gene encoding uncharacterized protein LOC120349884, whose product is MDSCKKIDGHSTSPIPSIEEAVNLIEGFAHSCNEPAPAMKLLQYFQREWMGKVTPKSFSVFEQNNRTNNAQEALNRCINRTIRPQGNTWEFWNGLMQISSKEAHSFSMLREGKECARKKKLKWILQDSNLKCLDEKLRRGDIA